A genomic window from Methanobrevibacter sp. includes:
- the rrp4 gene encoding exosome complex RNA-binding protein Rrp4: protein MIYVENKDLVIPGQVLADDEYYSGRGTFKENGKVCSSLMGLVSLRNKKLRVIPLKSKYVPKKGDVVIGKISDVRFSMWNVDINSPYSGILPAFEVFGREKKELNKVYDIGDVLFLRVVDVDEIKKAKLGLKGRGMGKFKGGIIVDIAPTKVPRLIGKKGSMINMIKDKTNCKIVVGQNGLVWVKGDKDMEQLTKNIIHLIEAEAHTSGLTNKIKNKLYLAIDGELPPEEVEEVEEEQEFVLEKPKLQNFKEELEQEERAEREAEEKKEKGDKPNIAEVIEELKRKNKSKKEGLSYGDNSNNSFILNNK, encoded by the coding sequence ATGATATATGTGGAAAATAAAGATTTAGTTATTCCTGGTCAGGTATTAGCTGACGATGAATACTATTCTGGAAGAGGTACCTTTAAAGAGAATGGTAAAGTTTGTTCTTCTTTAATGGGACTTGTTTCTTTGAGGAATAAAAAACTTAGAGTTATTCCTCTTAAAAGTAAATATGTTCCTAAAAAAGGAGATGTTGTAATAGGTAAGATTAGTGATGTTAGATTCTCAATGTGGAATGTTGACATTAACTCCCCTTATTCTGGAATTTTACCTGCTTTTGAAGTGTTTGGTCGTGAAAAAAAAGAACTCAATAAAGTTTATGATATTGGGGATGTTCTATTTTTAAGAGTTGTCGATGTTGATGAAATCAAAAAGGCAAAACTCGGTTTAAAAGGAAGGGGAATGGGTAAATTCAAAGGAGGAATTATCGTAGATATTGCTCCAACTAAAGTTCCTAGATTAATTGGTAAAAAAGGTTCTATGATCAACATGATTAAAGATAAAACCAATTGTAAAATTGTTGTTGGTCAAAACGGTCTTGTCTGGGTAAAAGGAGATAAAGACATGGAGCAACTTACCAAAAATATAATTCATTTAATTGAAGCTGAAGCTCATACTTCTGGTTTGACTAATAAAATTAAAAACAAATTATATTTAGCTATTGATGGGGAATTACCTCCTGAAGAAGTTGAAGAAGTTGAAGAGGAACAAGAATTTGTTTTAGAAAAACCTAAACTTCAAAATTTTAAAGAAGAATTAGAACAGGAAGAACGTGCAGAACGCGAAGCAGAAGAAAAGAAAGAAAAAGGAGATAAACCTAATATTGCTGAGGTTATCGAAGAATTAAAAAGAAAAAATAAAAGTAAAAAAGAGGGATTGTCCTATGGGGATAACTCAAATAACTCTTTTATATTAAATAATAAATAA
- a CDS encoding ribosome assembly factor SBDS codes for MVNVDEAIIAKYEYCGEHFEILVDPDLAADFRNPDGPDVAIEDLLAVEEIFKDSKKGDKASDEAMNKIFETTDPIEVSKIILEKGTVQLTADQKRKMQEDKRKLVINKIAKEAVNPQNGLPHPVQRIENACDEARVKFDPFTSVDQQVQTALKAIKPLIPIRFERVKVAVRLPGASAGSAYSVIHGFGEIINEEWQQDGSWIGIIDMPGGLQDKFSAKMAEISGGEAETRTIK; via the coding sequence ATGGTAAATGTTGATGAAGCTATTATCGCTAAATATGAATACTGTGGTGAACACTTTGAGATATTAGTTGACCCTGATTTAGCAGCTGATTTTAGAAATCCTGATGGCCCTGATGTTGCCATTGAAGACCTTTTAGCTGTTGAAGAAATTTTTAAAGACTCTAAAAAAGGAGATAAGGCTTCTGATGAAGCTATGAATAAAATATTTGAAACTACTGATCCTATCGAAGTTTCTAAAATTATACTTGAAAAAGGGACCGTACAATTAACTGCTGACCAAAAAAGGAAAATGCAAGAAGATAAGAGAAAATTGGTTATTAATAAGATAGCTAAAGAAGCAGTTAATCCTCAAAATGGTTTACCTCATCCTGTTCAAAGAATTGAAAATGCATGTGATGAGGCCAGAGTTAAATTTGATCCTTTCACTTCTGTTGACCAGCAAGTACAAACAGCACTAAAAGCAATCAAACCACTCATTCCAATTAGATTTGAAAGAGTTAAAGTCGCTGTTAGATTACCTGGAGCATCTGCTGGAAGTGCTTATTCTGTTATTCATGGTTTTGGTGAAATTATTAATGAAGAATGGCAGCAAGATGGTTCATGGATTGGTATTATTGATATGCCTGGTGGTCTTCAGGATAAGTTTTCTGCAAAAATGGCTGAGATTTCAGGTGGAGAAGCAGAAACCAGAACTATTAAATAA
- the psmA gene encoding archaeal proteasome endopeptidase complex subunit alpha has protein sequence MQPLQNAGYDRAITVFSPDGRLFQVEYAREAVKRGTTSIGVKSSEGIVLAVDKRTTSKLVEASSIEKIFKIDEHIGAATSGLVADARALIERARVEAQINKITYSEPIRVTSLSKKLCDMLQLYTQNGGVRPFGSALIIGGVYDGKCKLFETDPSGALIEYKATAIGSGRSAAMEIFEEKYEDDLTLEGAIELALTAINEATDHDTTSNNVEIAVIKVDDEKYVKLSQDEVQKYIDEILVEEEEEEDVEDEVEESDDSDEEEE, from the coding sequence ATGCAACCTTTACAAAATGCCGGATATGATAGAGCAATTACTGTATTTAGCCCAGATGGAAGACTTTTCCAAGTAGAATATGCAAGAGAAGCTGTTAAAAGAGGAACTACATCTATTGGTGTAAAAAGTTCTGAAGGTATTGTTTTAGCTGTTGATAAAAGGACTACTTCTAAATTAGTTGAAGCATCATCCATTGAAAAAATATTCAAAATTGATGAACACATTGGTGCAGCTACATCAGGACTTGTTGCTGATGCAAGAGCTTTAATTGAAAGAGCAAGAGTTGAAGCACAAATAAATAAAATAACTTATAGTGAACCTATTCGTGTAACTAGCTTATCTAAAAAATTATGTGATATGTTACAATTATACACTCAAAACGGTGGAGTAAGACCTTTCGGTTCTGCTTTAATCATTGGTGGTGTATATGATGGTAAATGCAAATTATTCGAAACTGACCCAAGTGGAGCATTAATTGAATATAAAGCTACTGCTATTGGTTCAGGAAGATCTGCAGCTATGGAAATCTTTGAAGAAAAATACGAAGATGACTTAACATTAGAGGGTGCTATTGAATTGGCATTAACTGCTATCAATGAAGCAACTGATCATGATACTACTTCAAATAATGTTGAAATAGCTGTTATTAAAGTCGATGATGAAAAATACGTTAAACTTTCTCAAGATGAAGTACAAAAATACATTGATGAAATTCTTGTTGAAGAAGAGGAAGAAGAAGACGTAGAAGATGAAGTAGAAGAATCTGATGATTCTGATGAAGAGGAAGAATAA
- a CDS encoding ribonuclease P, with product MKLKVLPPTLRKNNRYLTVDVKINSKITKDELVTIIWDACVRFQGELNTSNFNLWVMRFFEIEKCDGYYRYKSIIRCQRDYVDEVRSSFALTNKYNGNRIAITTIGLSGTIKGSEKYI from the coding sequence ATGAAGCTTAAAGTATTGCCACCTACACTAAGAAAAAATAATAGGTATCTTACAGTTGATGTTAAAATCAATTCAAAGATTACAAAAGATGAATTGGTTACAATTATTTGGGATGCATGTGTTCGTTTTCAAGGAGAACTTAATACATCTAATTTTAATTTATGGGTTATGAGGTTCTTTGAAATTGAAAAATGTGATGGTTATTATAGATATAAATCAATTATAAGATGTCAAAGAGATTATGTTGATGAGGTAAGGTCATCTTTTGCTCTTACTAATAAATATAATGGGAATAGGATTGCCATTACAACTATTGGATTATCTGGCACTATCAAAGGGTCTGAAAAATACATTTAG
- a CDS encoding ribonuclease P: MFFDLNIKGSSLENNIKLANEASFYGWNHINFSYNTNDFLNAVDFKNDLENSLDGIIEFNYTLEIKSSNINDIQKSVNKFRKKASCISVVGGDLKVNRSTLENIKVDVLSRPYLRRYDSGLNHVLAKEAVKNNVAIELCFKDVLKSYLSHRSKVISNFKDIYTLYRKFDFPLVLSSRAESVFDIRTTHDFVAFFKQTGLTDAEINKSFETSSNILEYNKNREDLILKGVRRVRDEA, encoded by the coding sequence ATGTTTTTTGATTTAAATATTAAGGGAAGCAGCCTGGAAAACAATATTAAATTGGCTAATGAAGCTTCTTTTTATGGTTGGAATCATATTAATTTTTCATATAATACAAATGACTTTTTAAATGCTGTTGATTTTAAGAATGATTTGGAAAATTCATTGGATGGAATTATCGAATTTAATTATACATTGGAAATAAAATCATCAAACATTAATGATATTCAGAAGTCTGTTAACAAATTCAGGAAGAAAGCTTCCTGCATTTCTGTTGTTGGTGGTGATTTAAAAGTCAACAGGTCAACATTGGAAAATATAAAAGTGGATGTTTTATCAAGACCCTATCTTAGGAGATATGATAGTGGTTTAAATCATGTACTTGCAAAAGAAGCTGTAAAAAACAATGTAGCTATTGAATTATGTTTTAAGGATGTTTTGAAAAGTTATTTGTCACATAGATCAAAAGTTATTTCTAATTTTAAAGATATCTATACTTTATATAGGAAATTTGATTTTCCTTTGGTGTTGTCTTCAAGAGCGGAATCGGTATTTGATATCAGAACCACTCATGATTTTGTTGCTTTTTTCAAGCAGACTGGTTTGACAGATGCAGAAATTAATAAGTCTTTTGAAACTTCATCTAATATCCTAGAATATAATAAAAATAGGGAAGATCTAATTTTAAAAGGTGTTAGGAGGGTTAGAGATGAAGCTTAA
- a CDS encoding zinc ribbon domain-containing protein: MKCKECGFENRKGAKFCTSCGSSLEEVPPKSGGNSKGIIIALIVIIVLLVCAIGFFALNNNSNSQSNDVPQQSNESQEIGSASSQVSSSDDDAKTQEVSSQTTESKSWESIGSYSGSGSGSKTITVPEGKIKVKLSAYPIKNYATNHLTVSGSNGESGGVDWGSKSAVETRSDSFTYTSDTSETFTIDYYETVSWEVEFLRYQ, from the coding sequence ATGAAATGTAAAGAATGTGGGTTTGAAAATAGAAAAGGTGCTAAATTTTGTACAAGTTGCGGTAGTTCACTTGAAGAAGTACCTCCTAAATCTGGAGGTAACTCTAAAGGTATAATAATTGCTTTAATTGTTATTATTGTGCTATTAGTTTGTGCTATTGGATTTTTTGCATTAAATAATAATTCTAATAGTCAAAGTAATGATGTTCCGCAGCAAAGCAATGAATCTCAGGAAATTGGGTCTGCAAGTAGTCAGGTTTCAAGTAGCGATGATGATGCTAAAACTCAAGAGGTATCTTCCCAAACAACTGAATCTAAGTCATGGGAGTCCATAGGTAGTTATTCGGGGTCTGGGTCTGGATCTAAAACAATTACTGTTCCTGAGGGTAAAATTAAAGTAAAACTTTCTGCATATCCTATTAAGAATTATGCAACCAATCATTTAACAGTTTCCGGTTCTAATGGTGAGTCTGGTGGTGTGGATTGGGGTTCAAAAAGTGCTGTTGAAACTAGATCTGATTCATTCACTTATACTTCCGATACCTCCGAGACATTTACTATTGATTATTATGAAACTGTAAGTTGGGAAGTTGAATTCTTAAGATATCAATAA
- a CDS encoding transcriptional regulator, whose product MGNENDELLKLTSYVQISKYREKTLKSIGNDVKIPTNIAKDSGIRTNHISKVLSELKSKEIVECINEEARKGRLYRLTDTGKDVLESIKVKEDKENKD is encoded by the coding sequence ATGGGAAATGAAAATGATGAACTTTTGAAATTAACTTCATACGTTCAAATTTCTAAGTATAGAGAAAAAACATTAAAATCCATTGGTAATGACGTTAAAATACCAACCAACATTGCGAAAGATAGTGGAATTAGGACTAATCATATTTCAAAGGTTCTGAGTGAATTAAAAAGTAAAGAAATCGTCGAATGTATAAACGAGGAAGCCCGTAAGGGAAGATTATACAGATTGACCGATACTGGAAAAGATGTTTTAGAAAGTATTAAAGTGAAAGAGGATAAGGAAAATAAAGATTAA